In Actinomycetota bacterium, the DNA window TCGCGTGGCTTGAAGTCGATTGTGGTGCGAAGTGACGAGGGCCTTGATGAACTTTCAACCTCAAGTCCTTCGCAAGTTTGGGATGTGACTGACGGCTCAGTGCGACACAGCGTGCTCGACCCAGCCAGCCTCGGTTTAGCGCCCGCAACTATTGAGCATCTACGCGGTGGCGATCCAGCATTTAACGCCGATGTGATTCGAGCGATTGTCTCGGGTCGCAGTGACGGCAACTTCGCTTACATTCGTGATGTGGTTGCGTTGAATGCCGCTGGAGCTTTGGTGGCCTATGACGCCGCTGGGGGACTAGCTCACTTTGGCGATGTTTCCGAGCCAGTCGCATCGCGCACCGCTAAGGCGCTGCCAGTTGCGTACCAGTCGCTTGA includes these proteins:
- a CDS encoding anthranilate phosphoribosyltransferase, with amino-acid sequence SRGLKSIVVRSDEGLDELSTSSPSQVWDVTDGSVRHSVLDPASLGLAPATIEHLRGGDPAFNADVIRAIVSGRSDGNFAYIRDVVALNAAGALVAYDAAGGLAHFGDVSEPVASRTAKALPVAYQSLDSGAAATVLNVLISVSQRFALSAN